In the genome of Leptolyngbya sp. FACHB-261, one region contains:
- a CDS encoding hydrocarbon-binding protein, whose amino-acid sequence MMTTTSVRQELGDFNSIVCFKALVVGIEDTLGKKAAAVGLIAAGRQRGKTIVEELNLAGKNADLSTLAQALNQAVGKQGTRLCIIRKIEAVGDVLRVYAAETVCSAGEPQGSDRQCTFTLGAVWGALEAALGQRYRGKHVESVLRGSDCDVFEFQPL is encoded by the coding sequence ATGATGACTACGACTTCTGTTCGCCAAGAATTGGGCGACTTCAACAGTATTGTTTGCTTCAAAGCTCTAGTCGTCGGTATTGAGGACACCCTAGGCAAAAAAGCGGCTGCGGTTGGTTTAATTGCTGCCGGTCGCCAACGGGGCAAAACAATAGTTGAAGAGCTGAATCTTGCAGGGAAGAATGCAGATTTATCGACCCTGGCTCAGGCCTTGAATCAGGCTGTGGGCAAACAAGGCACCCGCCTCTGCATCATTCGTAAGATCGAAGCAGTAGGCGATGTGTTGCGGGTCTACGCTGCTGAAACTGTATGCTCTGCTGGTGAACCTCAGGGCTCTGACCGCCAATGCACCTTCACCTTAGGTGCAGTTTGGGGGGCATTGGAAGCTGCCTTAGGACAGCGCTACCGAGGGAAGCATGTAGAATCAGTGCTACGTGGCAGTGACTGTGATGTGTTTGAGTTCCAGCCTCTATAG
- a CDS encoding iron uptake porin: MNGSQLASAGGTGLLCLLATPPLGATPPPAAPPDLANSGTATPAPQVPDFAVEPAFSASPAAPERLAQPESGSGLFSAPSSMDQVTSVSQLSDVRPTDWAFQALQSLVERYGVIAGYPDGTFRGNRALTRYEFAAGLNAALDRVNELIAAGLADRVSREDLTTLQRLQTEFSAELATLRGRVDSLEARTAELEANQFSTTTKLSGEAIIAVAGATGGAPDRGDPNLVLTNRVRLNLTTSFTGKDTLITGLQAYNIGGGANSLGGALGLADGLGLSASNARLGFELQFPGVNPQTLSAVGANSVQLYKLLYIFPAPGLRNLTLFAGTAAETSDAFPAITPFAGEGQEAVSRFGGLNPVLRVSGGTSGTGLASAVGFIWGISDSLDFRALYASVNASIADNLDLNLDGRPTTPLGAGFFGGSTVAAAQLTWKPLKALDIGLNYAHSYHEINILATGLASADIGVLAGLGAKTPVNINSFGATFAWRALPRITLTGSGSVFLVDAASGPEASTTLTSWMAGIHFSDLFKEGNTAGILFGQQLYRADADGAARRNARNPDGSVVDGAVPYHLEAYYKLKVNDNISITPGVFTLFNPEGNRDNETTVVGVVRTTFTF; this comes from the coding sequence GTGAACGGATCGCAACTGGCTTCTGCTGGGGGGACAGGTTTGTTGTGCCTTCTTGCCACGCCACCTCTGGGTGCCACACCTCCTCCCGCCGCTCCCCCTGACCTAGCCAACTCGGGCACAGCGACTCCTGCACCGCAGGTCCCCGACTTTGCAGTGGAACCGGCTTTTAGCGCTAGCCCCGCCGCTCCTGAACGGCTGGCTCAGCCAGAAAGCGGCAGTGGCCTGTTCTCAGCGCCAAGCTCAATGGATCAGGTGACCTCGGTGTCACAGCTCTCAGACGTCAGGCCGACCGATTGGGCATTTCAGGCTTTGCAGTCTTTGGTTGAGCGCTATGGCGTGATCGCCGGTTATCCCGATGGCACCTTCCGGGGCAACCGTGCCCTGACCCGTTATGAATTTGCGGCGGGTCTCAATGCTGCCCTTGACCGGGTCAATGAGTTGATTGCCGCAGGGCTGGCCGATCGGGTATCTCGGGAAGATTTAACAACGCTACAGAGGTTACAGACCGAGTTTTCGGCTGAGCTAGCAACCCTGCGAGGTCGGGTAGATAGCCTAGAGGCCCGCACCGCCGAACTGGAAGCCAATCAGTTCTCAACTACCACTAAGTTGAGCGGCGAGGCAATCATTGCTGTGGCAGGAGCTACAGGTGGCGCACCTGACCGAGGCGATCCCAATCTGGTCCTGACCAATCGGGTCCGCCTCAACCTCACCACCAGTTTTACGGGCAAGGATACGTTAATTACCGGTTTGCAAGCTTACAACATAGGGGGCGGTGCTAACAGCCTAGGCGGTGCTCTTGGCTTGGCGGATGGTTTGGGCTTGAGTGCCAGTAATGCTCGTTTGGGTTTTGAACTCCAGTTTCCGGGCGTGAACCCACAGACGCTTTCAGCAGTTGGCGCTAATTCGGTGCAGCTCTACAAGTTGCTCTATATTTTCCCGGCTCCGGGATTACGCAATCTCACCCTGTTTGCAGGCACTGCTGCCGAAACCTCAGATGCCTTTCCCGCGATTACGCCTTTTGCTGGTGAAGGGCAGGAGGCAGTCTCGCGCTTTGGAGGGCTCAATCCGGTATTGCGCGTCTCCGGAGGAACATCTGGAACCGGCTTGGCTTCGGCAGTTGGCTTCATTTGGGGAATTTCAGACAGTCTAGACTTCAGAGCGCTCTATGCCAGTGTGAATGCATCGATTGCCGATAATCTCGATCTCAATCTAGACGGCAGGCCAACTACCCCCTTAGGGGCAGGGTTCTTCGGCGGTAGCACGGTCGCCGCTGCACAACTCACCTGGAAACCCTTGAAAGCGCTGGATATTGGGCTTAACTACGCCCACAGCTACCATGAGATCAATATTCTCGCCACCGGTTTAGCCAGTGCCGATATAGGTGTGCTCGCTGGGTTAGGTGCCAAAACTCCGGTCAACATCAATTCGTTCGGTGCAACCTTTGCCTGGCGCGCGTTGCCGAGGATTACTCTGACCGGCTCCGGTTCAGTTTTCTTGGTCGATGCTGCTAGTGGTCCAGAAGCCTCGACCACGCTCACCAGCTGGATGGCTGGGATTCACTTCAGCGACCTCTTCAAAGAGGGTAATACGGCTGGCATTTTGTTCGGGCAGCAACTCTACCGTGCTGATGCTGATGGTGCGGCCCGTCGCAATGCGCGCAATCCGGATGGCAGTGTTGTGGATGGGGCTGTTCCTTACCATTTAGAGGCCTATTACAAACTGAAAGTCAATGACAACATCAGCATCACACCTGGTGTTTTCACCCTGTTCAATCCAGAGGGGAACCGTGACAATGAAACTACAGTGGTGGGGGTTGTGCGAACTACCTTCACGTTCTAG
- a CDS encoding transglycosylase SLT domain-containing protein translates to MVSSAVATPVQNLLLEYGRLSLSPDALEELLGFNLDRNCVAYWERILPTNQSDMGRGKERKGLSLGTYLFWSAIGMGVWVYFNTNVFPWSFLLPARVPPEVQSKLNQVAANVGTDPNNLAAVIHFETGGTWDPSIRNAAGSGATGLIQFMPQTAAELGTSVDDLAAMSAVEQLDYVEAYLRPYRGNLNSLEDTYMAVLYPAAIGKSNSTWLFWWGTTAYEQNQGLDRNQDGVITKGEAVQRLRDTVQ, encoded by the coding sequence GTGGTCAGTAGCGCTGTCGCTACGCCAGTGCAAAATCTACTGCTTGAATACGGCAGGCTCAGCCTGTCTCCGGACGCTCTAGAGGAATTGTTGGGGTTTAACCTGGATAGGAACTGCGTTGCATACTGGGAAAGAATTTTGCCAACCAATCAGAGCGACATGGGACGAGGGAAAGAGCGAAAAGGCTTGAGCCTGGGCACCTACCTCTTCTGGAGCGCCATAGGTATGGGGGTTTGGGTTTATTTCAATACCAATGTCTTTCCCTGGAGCTTTCTGCTGCCTGCTCGGGTTCCCCCCGAGGTCCAAAGCAAACTCAATCAAGTCGCGGCCAACGTTGGTACAGACCCCAACAATCTGGCCGCTGTGATCCATTTCGAGACAGGCGGCACCTGGGACCCTTCTATTCGCAATGCAGCTGGCTCAGGGGCCACAGGCTTGATTCAGTTCATGCCTCAAACCGCAGCCGAGTTGGGCACCTCAGTCGATGACCTAGCCGCGATGAGTGCCGTTGAGCAACTGGATTATGTCGAAGCTTACCTGCGGCCCTATCGCGGCAATCTGAACAGCCTAGAAGACACCTACATGGCAGTGCTTTACCCAGCAGCAATTGGCAAAAGTAACAGCACCTGGCTGTTCTGGTGGGGCACTACAGCTTACGAGCAGAATCAGGGCCTCGACCGCAACCAAGATGGCGTGATCACTAAAGGCGAAGCCGTCCAGCGCCTGCGGGACACAGTGCAGTGA